The Apium graveolens cultivar Ventura unplaced genomic scaffold, ASM990537v1 ctg876, whole genome shotgun sequence nucleotide sequence aagtcaattttgggccacattgtggctctaatcaaccttgttagtcactttacaccatattatagtgattttacaccctataagagtcacttgccaccatatattggtacaattaaaatgtaaacttcatatacatccaattagacagccgtttaccacctctcggtaccactttcatacgagtcaattttgggtcacattttggctcttacCAACCTTGTAATTcccttttcaccatattagagtgatatcgcaccatataagagtcacttgccaccatatattggtacaattaacatgtaaacatcatatacatcctattagacatccatttaccacctctcggtaccacttttatacgagtcaattttgggcgacattttcgctctaatcaaccttgtaattcactttacaccatattggAGTGATattgcactctataagagtcacttgccaccatatattggtataattaacatgtaaacatcatatacatgcaatttgtcatccgtttaccacctctccgtaccagttttatacaaatcaattttgggccagattttggctctaatcaaccttgttagtcactttacaccatattagagtaattttccaccctataagagtcacttgccgccatatattagtacaattaacatgtagacatcatatacatccaatttgacattcttttaccaccacttggtaccactttatacgagtcaattttgggccacattttggctctaatcaacattataagtaacttgacaccatagtagcgtgattttgcaccctataagagtgacttgccactatatattagtacaattaacatgtaaacataatatatttccaatttgattaccttttaccacccactactagaattctgtcaatagacatcggtccttagatatcggttgctcagacgaccgatgttaaagttcatttagacatcggttattttaaaaccgatgttacttattattttagacatcggtccagaaaataaccgatgtctatacttatttttcaaaaatgaaaaacgttagttagacatcggttttctatataaccgatgtctttgttttatagacatcggttgtatTTTACAACCGTTGTCGATGGTTAACATAAAAAAAATGCGGAAACTTTCCCCCCTTATTCCCAAAATATTCCCCCTCTTAACCAAAAAAAACCCGTTTCTCCCCCTAATTATTTTTCCtgtctctctctcactctctctttGCTCTCTCTCTTACTCTCactctctctgctctctctctctgAGCTCACTCTCTCTAGttctctttccctctctcttccatctctctgcttctctccctctctctctcttccatctctctctATCTCACACACACACCATATCAGTTTATAATAAGTATATAGGTTTTAATTAAACCCCAAATTGAAGAACACCATCAGTTAATCAAAATCCATCTACGAGAAACCCGAATTTCTGAACAGGTATGTTTGTTCATTTAGGTTTGTATGTTCGATTGGGTTACATTTGTTCAATTAGGGTTTGTTTATAAATTTTAATGGGTTTTTTCCTTTTTGAACAGGTTTTGAAATTCATTGAGCCAAATAAGGTTTGTActctaattttatattttttcttgagttgttttaaatatgcatgtatatatatttacataaatCTGCATTTTTTTAACATAAATTAGGTTTGTGTtcttgtgtatatatatttaggTTTGCCTAAATATATCAATTAGGTTTGATATTTGCATGTATTTTTCTTTTCTGGTTGATATCTTCCGATTTTTGTCCGTTTAAAGTTTTAAGTAATAGTATGTTTTTAAATTCGATTTTGTCCATTTGCAGATTATCTCATCAAGTCTCGGAATTTGACAGTGCCTGCACATTTTACTTGAAGAAGGAGGTTAGAAATTCTTATTCGTTtgcttttttccttttttttgtaTACATTATGTAGGAAGGGATTCACCAGTAACCGATCTGTCATTATTTATGTATACATTATTTGATTTGGATTGTTGTTTATGTATCAGATTTAGTGCATCGTTCTCTTTTAATAGATGAGATGCCATGAATGTACTAGTTGTCATTTGTGTAAAATCTTTCAATTTTTTAAGGGCATGTTTGTTATTAATTCGCGCTTGAATATGTGCACTTGTATTGATTATGCTAGTTAAACAATGTTGACTTTCTTGGTTTTGTTTATATGCACTTAAATATGTGCACTTGTATTGATTAATTCGCGCTTTGATGTTGAAATGACCATTTGGTGGTTAGGTTGCTAGATTGCTGGTCATACATTTTCATTTATGGATAAGTCGTGGATATCGAAAGATAGGGATTCTTTAGAATTTGAAATTGGCGTCGAAGAATTCTTGATTTTCGCTGAAGAAAATTATAAAGATCCTAAAAGAATTCCTTGTCCATGTGGTCGATGtgtgaattttaaaaaattctcaaCCAAAATCATAAGGGGACATATCTACTATCATGGTTTTAGTTTGGGGTATgttgattggatttggcatgaaGAAAAATCTACTAGGAGTACTAGGTCTTCTATAGGTAGTACAGGTCCTGCTTCAGACCAACCTATAGAGCACTTTGTTGCATCAGAAACcgttgaagtttgtgaagcggCTTTTAATTCGGGTAATTACGATAAGGATTCATATGATTTTCAGAGGTTTGTTGTTGATGCGGAACAACCGTTGTTTGAGGGCAGCGGGTGCACAAAGTTAGAGTCAATGTTAAAATTGCACAACTGGAAAACTAGGTTTGGTATTAGCGACACTGCCTTTACTGAGCTGCTCTCTTCAGTTGGCTCGATCCTTCCCAAAGATAATGTGTTGCCTCCTAACGCATATGAAGCGAAGAAAACTTTATCCGATTTAAGTCTAGTGTATATAAAAATTCATTCGTGTCCCAATGATTGTATACTGTATAGGGGCATACATTCTGATGCTTCTCAGTGTCCTCATTGCAAGCTGTCACGTTGGAAAGTACGGAAGAATGGCCAACTTAGGGTCAATGTTCCAGCCAAGGTCATGTGGTATTTTCCTATAATTCCAAGATTTAAACGGTTATTTAAATCTCCCTCTACTGCTGAACTCATGACTTGGCATGCAAATCAGCGAATAAATGATGACAAGATGCGACATCCGGCCGACTCTCCTTCTTGGAGGAATATCGATTACCGGTGGCCTGCCTTTGGTAGTGAATCTAGGAATATTAGGTTGGCTTTATCAGTGGATGGTAGCAACCCGCATACTAATGGGTTAGTCAATCGATATACATGCTGGCCAGTAGTGTTGGTAACGTACAATCTTCCTCCGTGGTTATGCATGAAAAGGAAGTTCATGATGGTGTCAGTTTTAGTTCCTGGTCCACATGAGCCGGGAAATAACATCGACGTTTATTTACAGCCGTTGATTGATGATCTGAAAAAACTTTGGGAAGAAGGTGAACCAAACGTTTATGACGCCTATAGTAAATCATATTTCACTCTAAAAGCAATTTTATTGTGGACTATAAATGATTTTCCAGCATATGGAAACTTGTCAGGCTGCGTGAAGAGTTGTCCAATTTGTGGTGACGATACTGTGGCTAAATATTTAAGTCACAGTAGGAAGATGTGCTTCCAAGGTCATCGTCGTTATTTGCCTAGGCAGCACCCTTATAGGAGGCAGAAGGCGGCCTTTAACGGACAACAAGAGTTGGGGAACGCATGTCAACCCCTTTCCGGAGAAGAAGTGTTAGCGCGTCAGGAACGAATTGATTTTTGTTTTGGAAAAGAGGTGAAGAAGTCGAAGAAggtggaatgtccatggaagaaAAAATCTGTTTACTTTGAGTTAGAATATTGGAAATATCATCATGTTCGCCACTGTCTCGATGTTATGCACATCGAGAAAAATGTGTGTGATAATCTGCTTGGGACATTATTAAATATGCGAAAGTCAAAAGATAGTGAGGCGGCACGTCGTGATATGATTGATATGGGTGTTAGACATGATTTAGCTCCTCAAGTAGGAGAAAAGAAGACCTATCTGCCTCCTTCCCCTTTTACTTTATCGAAGGTTGAAAAAAAGAAAGTGTTGAACTCATTCTTGTCTATGAAACTTCCATCTGGACATGGATCAAACATAAAAAATTGTGTATCCATGTCTGATTTGAAGATATACGGGCTTAAGTCCCATGACTGCCATatccttctccaacaactccTCCCTGTTGCCATTCGATCCGTTCTCCCAAAAAATGTTAGGGTCACAATCATACGACTGTGCTTATTTTTTAATGCTTTATGCAGCAAAGTTGTCAATGTCTCGAAACTCGATAAATTGCAGTCATatgtaataataaccttatgcgaTCTAGAAAAATATTCCCTTCATCATTTTTTGATGTAATGTTACATCTTATTGTCCACTTGGTCCTAGAAGTGCGTTTATGTGGACCGGTATTTTATAGATGGATGTATGCCTTCGAACGATTCAATAAAGTGCTAAAGAGCTACGTACGAAACCAATATTATCCTGAAGGTTGTATGGCAGAAAACTACCTTAAAGAAGAATCAGTAGAATTCTGCACAAAATTTATGAGCCAGACTTGTACAACTGCCAGCATTCCAGTTGAGCAAGGCAAGCAATCTGGTCCATTATCTGCCGCGATAATAAAGGTCGTGGAAGAAAAAGAGCGAGATGAGGCTCATCTGCATGTCCTTCAAAACAATGATGAAGTGTATTCCTATATCGTGtacgtttattttattaacttgtccTATTTGTTTGaagatgtaatttttgtgggTTATTTCTAATATTTATGCATATTCTCAGAATGCACAAGGAGTGTTTGGATGAAATTTATCGAGGGAAGAAAAAAAGTGTTCATTGGCTCATGGGAGAGCACAATCGGCTATTTGCCGATTGGTTTGAAAAAAAAGTAGGTTTTGTGTATTTTCTACTTAAATAGTTGTTAGTTGTAGTTTGCAACTGAaggatttttttattatataatattatgtaTAGGTAAGTAGTGAAATGAAGGGGAAATCCCGATGCTGTTTCAGAGACGATACGATGGCTCGCTGGAAAACCATcattttctgttttaacttatcAAGGTTTTTCAGTCAATGGAGTCCGATACTTTACGAAAGACCGAGATGATGCGCGAGTTGTTCAAAACAGTGGAGTTTGTGTGGTTGCTAAGGCAGTCCAGGTGTCCAGTGTGAAAGATTTAAACCCCATTGAGAGTGATATGACCTTTTATGGCATAATCTTGGAAGTATGGGAGTTGGATTACCATGAGTTCAAAGCTCCACTCTTCTTGTGTAAATGGGCAGAGAATGATAAAGGCATAAAGATCGACGATCTTGGCTTCACACTTGTGGATTTCAATCGACAAGGACATAAGAAGGATAAATATGTCTCTGTTGACCAAGTCAACCAGGTGTTTTACATTAAAGATCTGGTTGATCCTACTTGGTCGATCGTGTTAACTTCCACAACTAGAGACTATCAAGAGTTGTATAACGACGATGATTTGGGTGACACGATCATGGAACATCCTCCCTTCTGCTCTAACATCCCTGCTTCTGATATGACCAATGAAGACGTTGCGCATAGTATTAGGCCTAATGTTGAGGGAATTTGGGTTAAAAAATGATCCTGTTAATTTAGCTCTCTGTACTTTTTGCTTGTTATAATTTAATCAGCCTATTTAATTTTCCTTTGTAATTTTTTTGAGTAAATGGATTATAGTGACTAATgcatttttttttgtaatttttcttttataatttttttgtattttgTTTTTGTATTTTGTTTTTGTATTTGTTTTGAAATTTTCCAGTTGTAATTTTGAATGCATTTTTATTCATGCATATGTAATTTTGAATGTATTTTAATTCATGTAGAGTTTCATTTATTTAGTGACTAATTATTTCTTGTTTTATTATTCAGAGTGAAGGACAAAAATGGCAAAGAAAAAGAGAACCAACAAAAGCAAATCTAAAAAAGTTAAAGAGGTCAAAGAACATTGTGATCAGGAGGTTGAAGAGCACTGTGATCAGGATGGACAAGCACCAAGTGAACCTCAAACTAAAAAGCAACAGTCTGAACAAGAAACAACAACTAATTCTAATTCTGCGAAAAGAAGGTTGGGAGCTGCACGAGGTGTTTCCTCTCTTAAAAAAGTATTGGTAAGGAAGGCCCAGGGCAAGAGATTTAAAATCAGATACAATGAGTTTGGAGTTCCTGTCGGAGATACTAGGGTGTACCTTACAGTCCTACATAGGGCACCTGGCAAGAACTATGATTCCTATCGACATTGACAGCTGGCCAAATGTGGATCGGGAATTGAAAGATAAATTATGGCTTGATATTAAGGTATTATATTATAGTTGACACACACAACTTATTTTTAGTACTACTATCTAAGCCTTATAAACTTGTGTATTTTATTGTCCATAGGGTACATTTGAAGTTGCTCCGGAAAGTGAGGCTATGGTGCTTAAGTCTGCAGGAGAGAAGTGGAGACAGTTTAAAACTGATTTAACAACTAAACACGTGATGCCATATGCTGAAAAAAAGAAGAAACTGAAGAGGCCTCCAAAAAATTATCGGTTTGTGGGTCAAGAAGCTTGGACGAGATTTATCGCATAGAGGACAGGTGATAAGTGGCTGGTATGGATGCATTTTCTTTGCCACTGTACCCTTTTTGGATTTAGAATATTTACTTGGATATAATTATTCGTTGTATGATGTAGAAACTACGCACCCGGCAGAGCGAAAGAGTGCGCAATCGAAAATATCATCATCGTTTGTCAAGGAAGGGTTACATTGGTTTACAAGAGGATGAAGTAAGAACCTAGCTATAATTTTTTCTCATCTTCAACAAATAAAGCACCTTTTAATTTTTTCTCATCTTAAACAGATAAAGAAAGGCAAACTAAAGCCCGAGGAGAAACCAGATCGGGCAATATTTTGGAAAAAGGCTCGAAAGTCAAAGCTAGATGATGAGGAActtgatgaagataaagaagcAGTATTTGCCAGAATTGTAagtaaaaattatgaaaaaaactGCATTTAATCGAGAAAAATAGATTATAATGAGAAATCTGTTTATTCCTTCATtattcataatatgtccctaagATCTGATGTGTATTCATATCTGCATTAGGATGAATTACTCGAAAAGAAGGAGAAGGGTGAATTCGTACCATCTGGAACTGATGATGTGTTGACTACGGCACTCGGAACTCTTGAGCATTCAGGCAGGGTTCGAGGAGTTGGAGGTTTTGTCACCCCAAAAATGTTCTTTAATCTGCCGAAAGAGAGAAAACCTGCAATTACCAAGGCGGATTTGTTGGCCCGTGATAGAGTGCTATAGGAGGAGTTGGTAAGAACAAGGCGGGAAATGGCTGAGCTCAAGTCATTGTTTACAGGATCTAATCAGCAGTCTCCGAATTTTTCGGAGAGAGCAAGTTGCCAACCAGTTGAAGGAGAACCAAAAGCAAAAGAAATATTGGTGAATGATGATTGTCTTGCTTATGATCAACCCCCTCCATCAGAAAAGAAGGTATATTTCACAAATATTATTGTAATTATACGGTTCTTCAAATTGTagagtaattatataatttactccTTACAATTATAGGGTCCACAAATTTGTGAGCTTTCGGTGGATAGCATCGAAAATAAGGTTGCTTTTGGTAATGTTTTCGAAGATGATGAAATGAATGTTTCGGTTCATGGAGTGCTCCTGAAGCCTGGACATGCTCGTGTGTCGGTTGATGGACATATCCAACCAGATGCTTTAGTTCTCGTGCCTATACCTGGTGAAATTGAACATGTTCGTGAAGCCGTTGGTTCACACTTGGCATGGCCTCGAAATTTAATCAGCCTACAGACAATTGTGGTATTTACATGTGCTTGTTGGTTGCTAAAGTTGTATAAAAGTTGAAAAATAGGGGTTAATTAGGTGAATAAATGTCTATTTATATTCTTTCATTTTTTtgtagaaaaagaaaagagatgTGTCGCAGTCAAAGAACAAGGGTGAGGTGTATAAAATTCAACAAGAGTTCACTCACGTCAAGGTCAGCAAGAAAGTGCCACGCTAATACAAGGTATTGTACAAACATGCTACGACATTTATGAAAGACGGCGTGGAATCGATCCCTATTCCACGTGATTCCGATGTGTTTGGAGTTGAGAAGACAATATATATATTGCATGAGAATTTAAAAGCATTGTTAGAGTTTGACATGATTGGACAAGCTGCGATATCTGCGTATATGGCGTAAGTAATTTATTTTCGTGGTTATAGGTTCTGTTTGAATTATCGCACAACTGGTCTGCTAGTAATTTTAATTTCTCCCACATATGTATAGGCACTTGCATAGTACAATTAAGAGGGTTCACAAGAATGATGATGTGGTCCTGTATGGATTTTTTGATCCTGGCGCCAACTTTAATTTGAATGCTGATTTTCAACGAAATGTTGGTAGTCGGTTGAAAGAGGGTAATCAAAATCACATATTCTTCCTGCCACATAATCATCAGTAAGTATTTTTAAATGCATATTGTAATCTATTAATTTAATTTTCTTTTAGGTTTTTAGGCTATTTTCTAAAATATCTGACTTGTGTAAATTTATAATAATACAGTTGTCACTGGATTCTGGTCGTAATATAGGATGGTGACATTTACATTCTCAATCCTTTGCCTCATCCAACTCATTTTGATGATTTAGAAAAAGCTTTATCAGAGTAACATTATTCCTTTTATTTTTTAGGTTGTTTTCATTTATTTCTTGTATTCGAAATATGACTCTTGACACCGTGTCATTATAATATGCAGGACAATAAAACAAGTTAATTCTCAAACAGGAAGGGGTAACAAAGCTCCTAAAATCAAGAATCTTGTAGTAagtaatttatattataatttttatagtACGACAGTAATCTTGATTTAATCAGTTTGTAAAGCCAGTTTTTTTTTATCTTAACAGGGATCCCCGAAACAGCCTGGTGGGGTTGAATGTGGTTATGTGGTCATGAGGTACATGAAGGAAATTATTGAGGACAGGGAAATTTCTTTTACTTCTAAGGTCCGTACATTCATTTTTGTATGACTGAATGTGGCATTTTAGATGCATTTTTTTTATGATTTCCCTTTTCGGTTTACTCAATTTTTAGTGGGCGACCAAGACTCGCAAGTCTTACACTCTAGAGGAGCTAGACCAGGTTCGCTGTGATGTTATCGACTTCATTCAAGACAAAATGTAGATTGTAAATTTCCTTGCCTCGCTACTGTAAATTCTGGTTTCATAATGTACTTGATGATCGAATTTGTAAGATGCATGTTTAACAATGTGTTAGAACTATTTTCGCTATATATTTGTTGTTGGTTGGTTAATGTAGATGTTCTGAATTTTCTAGTAGATGTTTTAGGTTGTTGATTGGATAAAAACTGTTGTTGGTTGAATCTGGGTTAATTGTTGGTTGATGGGGTGAAAATTGTTGGTTGGTTGGATGGAAA carries:
- the LOC141705307 gene encoding uncharacterized protein LOC141705307, with protein sequence MDKSWISKDRDSLEFEIGVEEFLIFAEENYKDPKRIPCPCGRCVNFKKFSTKIIRGHIYYHGFSLGYVDWIWHEEKSTRSTRSSIGSTGPASDQPIEHFVASETVEVCEAAFNSGNYDKDSYDFQRFVVDAEQPLFEGSGCTKLESMLKLHNWKTRFGISDTAFTELLSSVGSILPKDNVLPPNAYEAKKTLSDLSLVYIKIHSCPNDCILYRGIHSDASQCPHCKLSRWKVRKNGQLRVNVPAKVMWYFPIIPRFKRLFKSPSTAELMTWHANQRINDDKMRHPADSPSWRNIDYRWPAFGSESRNIRLALSVDGSNPHTNGLVNRYTCWPVVLVTYNLPPWLCMKRKFMMVSVLVPGPHEPGNNIDVYLQPLIDDLKKLWEEGEPNVYDAYSKSYFTLKAILLWTINDFPAYGNLSGCVKSCPICGDDTVAKYLSHSRKMCFQGHRRYLPRQHPYRRQKAAFNGQQELGNACQPLSGEEVLARQERIDFCFGKEVKKSKKVECPWKKKSVYFELEYWKYHHVRHCLDVMHIEKNVCDNLLGTLLNMRKSKDSEAARRDMIDMGVRHDLAPQVGEKKTYLPPSPFTLSKVEKKKVLNSFLSMKLPSGHGSNIKNCVSMSDLKIYGLKSHDCHILLQQLLPVAIRSVLPKNVRVTIIRLCLFFNALCSKVVNVSKLDKLQSYVIITLCDLEKYSLHHFLM